In Candidatus Babeliales bacterium, the following proteins share a genomic window:
- a CDS encoding thymidine kinase has product MTPYKSHETKGTLEVICGPMFSGKSEELIRRIKRAQYAKLSIAVFKHQFDNRTTIEHIASHDGSRVPGTPIDHPAKMLDVIPASTKVIAIDEVQFFPIEMVNVVCKLVDEGKRVIVAGLDLDFKRRPFGCMPILLAIADHVTKLKAICMDCGCEAHFTQRLVDGKPAQYNDPLVVIGAQENYQARCRDCHSIDEQPPY; this is encoded by the coding sequence ATGACACCATATAAAAGTCACGAAACGAAAGGGACGTTAGAAGTTATTTGCGGCCCAATGTTTTCAGGAAAATCTGAAGAACTCATACGCCGCATCAAGCGCGCGCAGTATGCAAAACTTTCAATAGCGGTTTTTAAACATCAGTTTGACAATCGAACAACCATTGAGCACATCGCATCGCACGATGGCTCGCGTGTACCAGGAACACCGATTGATCATCCCGCAAAAATGTTGGATGTCATTCCTGCATCAACAAAAGTAATTGCTATAGACGAAGTACAATTTTTTCCGATCGAAATGGTTAATGTAGTATGTAAACTTGTTGATGAAGGTAAACGGGTTATTGTTGCGGGTCTCGATCTTGATTTCAAACGTCGTCCCTTTGGATGCATGCCAATTTTGCTTGCAATTGCCGATCATGTGACCAAACTCAAAGCAATTTGCATGGATTGCGGATGCGAAGCACATTTCACTCAACGACTTGTAGATGGAAAACCTGCACAATACAATGATCCTCTTGTCGTCATCGGTGCACAAGAAAATTATCAAGCGCGCTGCCGTGATTGTCATAGCATCGATGAACAGCCGCCGTACTAG
- the murA gene encoding UDP-N-acetylglucosamine 1-carboxyvinyltransferase: MSIVIGKQLFASHEWHTIEARYFSGKAEADYIAVEQSLELQGEVPLVGAKNAVLVIMASLILAEGKSVLKNVPCSADVIQMVSLLEELGAEVIFYPELNVLEVDTSFIRTFQVPAAIMKKMRASVLVMGPLLARFGRADIALPGGCLIGARPIDYHLKNFAKMGVQLEVEGEYLRAHVSHLKAATLVLDYPSVGATENLLMLAALVPGTTRIINAALEPEVNDLISILRSMGARITVHAPATIEIEGVSQLRPVEHTVIPDRLEAGSLLLAAAIAGGSINLPQAVAPDMEVFLLKLQEMGHHIQVGKGGIGISLVATRHPQAVSFRTSPYPGFPTDLQAPMMAALCLAQGKSEVHETVYENRFLHVRELQKMGAQIAVNGDRALITGVEELYGTSVIASDIRASCALVVAGLAAKGSTMITGIHHWRRGYQALEKKLVTLGAKIALMSSGE, encoded by the coding sequence ATGAGTATCGTGATCGGTAAACAATTATTCGCTTCGCATGAATGGCATACGATCGAAGCGCGCTACTTTTCCGGCAAAGCGGAAGCAGATTATATTGCGGTTGAGCAATCATTAGAACTGCAAGGTGAAGTTCCGCTTGTCGGCGCAAAAAATGCGGTTCTCGTTATTATGGCCTCACTTATTCTTGCAGAGGGAAAATCGGTTCTCAAAAATGTTCCGTGTTCTGCAGATGTTATTCAAATGGTTAGCTTGCTTGAAGAGCTTGGAGCGGAGGTTATTTTTTACCCTGAACTAAATGTGCTTGAAGTTGATACAAGTTTCATTCGCACTTTTCAAGTGCCTGCCGCAATTATGAAAAAAATGAGAGCTTCTGTTTTGGTGATGGGGCCATTGCTTGCTCGTTTTGGCCGTGCAGATATTGCGCTTCCTGGAGGCTGCTTAATTGGAGCCCGGCCGATCGATTATCATTTGAAAAATTTCGCAAAAATGGGAGTGCAGCTAGAAGTTGAAGGTGAATATCTGCGTGCGCATGTTTCTCATCTAAAAGCTGCAACGCTTGTTCTTGATTATCCAAGTGTTGGCGCGACAGAAAATCTTTTAATGCTTGCAGCGCTTGTTCCTGGAACAACGCGCATTATTAACGCAGCGCTCGAGCCTGAAGTAAACGATCTCATTTCAATTCTGCGTTCGATGGGAGCACGTATCACCGTTCATGCGCCTGCAACTATTGAAATTGAGGGTGTTTCGCAATTGCGCCCGGTTGAACATACGGTTATTCCTGATCGCCTTGAAGCGGGGAGTTTGCTTCTTGCTGCAGCAATTGCGGGCGGCTCAATTAATTTGCCGCAAGCGGTTGCTCCCGATATGGAAGTCTTTTTACTCAAATTGCAGGAAATGGGGCATCATATTCAGGTTGGCAAAGGTGGGATTGGCATCTCGCTGGTTGCAACGCGCCACCCGCAGGCTGTTTCATTTAGAACTTCTCCTTATCCAGGATTTCCTACCGATTTGCAAGCGCCAATGATGGCGGCACTTTGCTTGGCACAAGGTAAAAGTGAAGTACATGAAACAGTCTATGAAAACCGTTTTCTTCATGTGCGCGAACTTCAAAAAATGGGCGCGCAAATTGCAGTAAATGGCGATCGTGCTTTAATCACAGGCGTTGAAGAGCTTTATGGAACAAGCGTTATTGCATCAGATATTCGTGCATCGTGTGCATTGGTGGTTGCAGGGCTTGCTGCAAAAGGATCAACCATGATTACCGGAATTCACCATTGGCGAAGAGGGTATCAGGCTCTTGAGAAAAAATTAGTAACGCTCGGCGCAAAAATTGCGTTAATGAGCAGTGGAGAA